In Ooceraea biroi isolate clonal line C1 chromosome 1, Obir_v5.4, whole genome shotgun sequence, the genomic stretch CTGTCAGACGTGTCTGTTAGATCTGGAATACGGGCTGCCCATTCAGGTTCGTGATGCTGCCCTAAAGATCAAGGACGACCTGCCACGTTCGGATGTGAACAAGGAGTACTACGTGCAAAACATAGACAATGAGATCGGCAAGATTGATCCGACAACACCAGCTGGTGCTGTTGGCAAGTCCGCTGCAGCCAGTGATCTGCTCATGAAACTGGCGAGGACGAGCCCTTACTATAAAAGGAACAGACCACACATATGTTCATTTTGGGTAAAGGGCGAGTGCAAGAGAGGCGAGGAGTGCCCGTATCGGCACGAGAAACCGACAGATCCCGACGATCCGCTGGCCGATCAGAACATAAAGGATCGTTATTATGGCGTGAACGATCCAGTGGCAGATAAATTGATGCGACGGGCAGCAGCCATGCCGAAACTCGATCCACCCGAGGACAAATCCATTACAACATTGTACATTGGTAATCTGGGCGACGTGTTGACGGAGAAACAGCTGCGTGACCATTTCTACCAGTACGGCGAGATTCGTTCGGTCACCATGGTACCGCGTCAGCAGTGTGCCTTTATTCAGTATACACAAAGGAGCGCCGCTGAAGCAGCAGCGGAGAGAACCTTCAACAAGTTGATACTAGGTGGAAGACGGCTCACTATAAAGTGGGGTCGTTCTCAGGGCAGGCAGACCATATCTGCGGCAGAAGCGACGAGAGAGATCCTCGAGCCCGTCCCAGGACTGCCTGGAGCGTTACCACCGCCGCCGGAGAGTATGGGCAACAATTTCTTCAATCTTCAGACTTCCCCTGGCATGATGCCACCAATGATGATACCGCCACCGCCTGTCGCACCTCAGTTTATGTTCCCGCCACAAATAGCGACTACCGCCACAGCTGCGGCAC encodes the following:
- the LOC105280310 gene encoding pre-mRNA-splicing factor RBM22, with translation MATSKTTNTYNRQNWEDAEFPILCQTCLGDNPYIRMTKEKYGKECKICMRPFTVFRWCPGARMRFKKTEVCQTCSRLKNVCQTCLLDLEYGLPIQVRDAALKIKDDLPRSDVNKEYYVQNIDNEIGKIDPTTPAGAVGKSAAASDLLMKLARTSPYYKRNRPHICSFWVKGECKRGEECPYRHEKPTDPDDPLADQNIKDRYYGVNDPVADKLMRRAAAMPKLDPPEDKSITTLYIGNLGDVLTEKQLRDHFYQYGEIRSVTMVPRQQCAFIQYTQRSAAEAAAERTFNKLILGGRRLTIKWGRSQGRQTISAAEATREILEPVPGLPGALPPPPESMGNNFFNLQTSPGMMPPMMIPPPPVAPQFMFPPQIATTATAAAPIFPPGTTPIHYPSQDPSRMGASQGIGKPWPEE